A window from Pseudomonas moraviensis encodes these proteins:
- a CDS encoding DUF1656 domain-containing protein: MPIDFEIGGVYLPPIAQALLLAIPIFMLLDWCLRRLGVLRLVWHEALFEGALYACVCATLILLMGA, encoded by the coding sequence TTGCCCATTGATTTCGAGATTGGCGGCGTCTATCTGCCGCCGATTGCCCAAGCGCTGTTACTGGCGATTCCGATTTTCATGTTGCTGGACTGGTGCCTGCGGCGCCTGGGCGTACTGCGCCTGGTCTGGCATGAAGCGCTGTTCGAGGGCGCGCTGTACGCCTGTGTCTGTGCCACGCTGATTCTGTTGATGGGAGCCTGA
- a CDS encoding biotin/lipoyl-binding protein: MMTVAVVILAIVLGWFAWEYYTRAPWTRDARVRADVVTLSADVSGRIVKLAVQDNQHVDKGQLLLEIDPARYQLAVEHARRSVEVSKASLGQSQAAIVASEALLKQRQSEERRRRTLKQGFAISGEEWEKSSTDVAVAQADLLRNQANLGLAEANVQLAIAALTQAELDLQRTRVESPVSGYVTNLLTRQGDYAQAGGALLALVDSDSFYVSGYFEETKLPRIEEGDRVRIQLMSGESFGGTVESIAFAIADRENAPGSRLLANINPSYTWVKLAQRVPVRIGIDGDFAGKNRLRAGTTATVTVLEDHKFQDRP; this comes from the coding sequence ATGATGACCGTGGCCGTGGTGATCCTGGCGATCGTCCTTGGCTGGTTCGCCTGGGAGTATTACACCCGCGCGCCGTGGACGCGGGATGCCCGGGTGAGGGCGGATGTGGTGACGCTGTCGGCAGATGTTTCGGGGCGTATCGTCAAACTGGCGGTGCAGGACAACCAGCATGTCGACAAGGGCCAATTGCTGCTGGAGATCGATCCGGCGCGCTATCAATTGGCGGTCGAGCATGCCCGGCGTTCGGTGGAAGTGTCCAAGGCTTCGCTAGGGCAATCGCAAGCGGCGATCGTCGCCAGTGAAGCCCTGCTCAAACAACGCCAGAGCGAAGAACGTCGGCGACGCACGCTGAAGCAAGGCTTCGCGATTTCCGGTGAGGAGTGGGAGAAATCCAGCACCGACGTGGCGGTTGCCCAGGCGGATCTGTTGCGCAATCAGGCCAACCTCGGGCTGGCTGAGGCCAATGTGCAACTGGCGATTGCCGCGCTGACTCAAGCCGAACTGGATCTGCAGCGCACCCGTGTCGAATCGCCGGTCAGCGGTTACGTGACCAACCTGCTGACCCGCCAGGGTGACTACGCGCAGGCAGGCGGAGCACTGCTGGCGCTGGTCGACAGTGATTCGTTCTACGTCAGCGGTTATTTCGAAGAAACCAAGCTGCCGCGAATCGAGGAGGGCGACCGGGTGCGCATTCAGTTGATGAGCGGCGAGAGCTTCGGCGGCACGGTAGAAAGCATCGCCTTCGCCATTGCCGACCGCGAGAACGCGCCGGGCAGTCGACTGCTGGCGAACATCAACCCGAGCTACACCTGGGTGAAACTGGCGCAGCGGGTGCCGGTGCGCATTGGCATTGATGGTGATTTTGCCGGCAAGAACCGCCTGCGCGCGGGCACGACGGCCACAGTGACGGTCCTGGAGGATCACAAATTTCAAGACCGCCCATGA
- a CDS encoding efflux transporter outer membrane subunit: MSLKVFLPSLLVLALSACAVGPDYKTPATEAANITTATDGAAGQKNFDRSKFEGIWWQQFDDPTLNQLVSQSLQGNRELRVAFARWKAARAIRDDASNDAMPTITSRASSDLGKGQIPGQTTDRVNSERYDLGLDMAWELDLFGRIQRNLEASDADQQAAEADLYQLQVTMIAELVDAYGQLRGAQLREKIAVANLNNQEESRKITISLRDAGVGDQLDVERADARLANVEASVPQLQAEQVRQKNRIATLLGERPDKLTVDLSPKDLPAIAKALPIGDPGELLQRRPDILSAERQLASATARIGVAKADLFPRVSLSGFLGWTAGRGSQIGSSAANAWALGPSITWAAFDLGSVRARLRGADADAEGALANYEQQVLLALEESENAFSDYGKRQQRLISLIRQSESSRKAADLAEIRYREGTTDFLVLLDAQRERLNAEDSQAQAEVDLYRGIVAIYKALGGGWQPETVASK; this comes from the coding sequence ATGAGTCTGAAAGTCTTCCTGCCGAGTCTGCTGGTGCTGGCCCTCAGCGCCTGCGCCGTCGGCCCCGACTACAAGACCCCAGCCACGGAGGCGGCCAATATTACGACCGCCACCGACGGCGCCGCCGGACAAAAGAACTTCGACCGTTCGAAATTCGAAGGCATCTGGTGGCAGCAATTCGACGATCCGACCCTCAACCAGTTGGTGAGTCAGTCGCTGCAAGGCAACCGTGAACTGCGCGTGGCGTTCGCCCGCTGGAAAGCCGCCCGGGCGATCCGCGACGACGCCAGCAACGATGCGATGCCGACCATCACCAGCCGCGCCAGCAGTGACTTGGGCAAAGGCCAGATTCCCGGCCAGACCACCGACCGGGTCAATAGCGAACGCTATGACCTGGGTCTGGACATGGCCTGGGAGCTCGACCTGTTCGGGCGCATCCAGCGCAATCTGGAAGCCAGCGACGCCGACCAGCAGGCTGCCGAAGCCGATCTGTACCAGTTGCAAGTCACTATGATTGCCGAACTGGTCGACGCCTACGGTCAACTGCGCGGCGCCCAGCTGCGGGAAAAAATCGCCGTGGCCAACCTCAACAACCAGGAGGAGTCGCGCAAGATCACCATCAGCCTGCGTGATGCCGGTGTCGGTGATCAGCTCGATGTCGAGCGCGCCGATGCGCGTCTGGCCAACGTCGAAGCCAGCGTGCCGCAGTTGCAAGCGGAACAGGTCCGGCAGAAAAACCGTATTGCCACCCTGCTCGGTGAACGCCCGGACAAACTGACCGTGGATCTGAGTCCGAAAGACTTGCCGGCGATTGCCAAAGCGCTGCCGATCGGTGATCCGGGTGAACTGCTGCAACGTCGTCCCGACATCCTCAGCGCCGAGCGGCAACTGGCTTCGGCCACTGCGCGCATCGGCGTGGCCAAAGCCGACCTGTTTCCCCGGGTCAGCCTCAGCGGCTTCCTCGGCTGGACGGCGGGGCGCGGCTCGCAGATCGGTTCCTCGGCGGCCAACGCCTGGGCGCTCGGCCCGAGTATTACCTGGGCTGCGTTTGACCTCGGCAGCGTCCGCGCTCGTCTGCGTGGCGCTGACGCCGATGCCGAAGGCGCACTGGCCAACTACGAGCAACAAGTGCTGCTGGCTCTGGAAGAATCGGAAAACGCTTTCAGTGATTACGGCAAACGTCAGCAACGCTTGATTTCGCTCATTCGTCAGAGCGAATCGAGTCGCAAGGCCGCTGATCTGGCGGAAATCCGCTACCGCGAAGGCACCACCGATTTCCTCGTCCTGCTCGACGCCCAACGTGAGCGCCTGAACGCCGAAGACAGTCAGGCCCAGGCCGAAGTCGATCTGTATCGCGGCATCGTCGCGATCTACAAGGCCCTCGGCGGTGGCTGGCAACCGGAGACAGTCGCCAGCAAGTAA
- a CDS encoding efflux RND transporter permease subunit: MNFSQFFISRPIFAAVLSLLILIAGAISLFQLPISEYPEVVPPTVVVRANFPGANPKVIGETVAAPLEQAITGVENMLYMSSQSTADGKITLTITFALGTDLDNAQVQVQNRVTRTEPKLPEEVTRIGITVDKASPDLTMVVHLTSPDKRYDMLYLSNYAILNIKDELARLGGVGDVQLFGMGDYSLRVWLDPNKTASRNLTATDVVTAIREQNRQVAAGQLGAPPAPTAQSFQLSVNTQGRLVSEEEFENIVIRSGDDGEITRLKDIARVELGSSQYALRSLLNNQPAVAIPIFQRPGSNAIDISNEVRGKMEELKKGFPQGMDYSIVYDPTIFVRGSIEAVVHTLFEALILVVLVVILFLQTWRASIIPLVAVPVSLIGTFAVMHLFGFSLNALSLFGLVLAIGIVVDDAIVVVENVERNIELGLTPVEATKRAMREVTGPIIATALVLCAVFVPAAFISGLTGQFYKQFALTIAISTVISAFNSLTLSPALAAVLLKSHDAPKDRFSKVLDKIFGGWLFRPFNRFFDRASHGYVGTVRRVIRGSGIALLLYAGLMVLTFFGFSSTPTGFVPGQDKQYLVAFAQLPDAASLDRTEDVIKRMSDLALKQPGVESAVAFPGLSINGFTNSPNAGIVFVTLKPFDERKDPSMSAGAIAGALNGQYANIQEAYMAIFPPPPVQGLGTIGGFRLQIEDRGNLGYDELYKETMNIINKSHNVPELAGLFTSYTVNVPQVDAAIDREKAKTHGVAVSDIFDTLQIYLGSLYANDFNRFGRTYQVNVQAEQQFRLESDQIGQLKVRNNKGEMIPLATFIKVSDTSGPDRVMHYNGFITAEINGAAAPGYSSGQAEKAIEKLLKEELPNGMTYEWTDLTYQQILSGNTALFVFPLCVLLAFLVLAAQYESWSLPLAVILIVPMTLLSAITGVIISGGDNNIFTQIGLIVLVGLACKNAILIVEFAKDKQEEGLDPLAAVLEACRLRLRPILMTSFAFIMGVVPLVFSSGAGAEMRHAMGVAVFSGMLGVTFFGLLLTPVFYVLIRNFVERSEQRKAAKAHTLQKPLEAHQ; this comes from the coding sequence ATGAATTTTTCCCAATTCTTCATTTCCCGGCCGATCTTCGCAGCGGTGCTGTCGCTGTTGATCCTGATCGCCGGTGCGATCTCGCTGTTCCAGTTGCCGATCAGTGAATACCCGGAAGTCGTGCCGCCGACCGTGGTCGTGCGCGCCAACTTCCCGGGCGCCAACCCAAAGGTCATCGGTGAAACCGTGGCCGCTCCGCTGGAGCAGGCGATCACGGGTGTCGAGAACATGCTGTACATGTCCTCGCAATCGACCGCTGACGGCAAGATCACCCTGACCATCACCTTCGCCCTGGGCACTGACCTGGACAACGCGCAGGTGCAGGTGCAGAACCGGGTGACCCGAACCGAGCCGAAGCTTCCCGAGGAAGTGACGCGCATCGGTATCACCGTCGACAAGGCTTCGCCCGACCTGACCATGGTTGTGCACTTGACCTCGCCGGACAAGCGCTACGACATGCTCTATCTGTCCAACTACGCGATCCTCAACATCAAGGACGAGCTCGCTCGCCTGGGTGGTGTCGGTGACGTGCAGTTGTTCGGTATGGGTGACTACTCGCTGCGAGTCTGGCTCGACCCGAACAAGACCGCTTCGCGCAATCTGACCGCGACCGATGTGGTGACCGCGATTCGCGAGCAAAACCGTCAGGTCGCCGCCGGTCAACTGGGCGCGCCCCCTGCTCCGACCGCGCAAAGCTTTCAGCTGTCGGTCAACACTCAGGGCCGTCTGGTCTCCGAGGAAGAGTTCGAGAACATCGTCATTCGCTCTGGCGACGACGGGGAGATCACCCGCCTCAAAGACATCGCTCGTGTCGAACTCGGCTCCAGTCAATACGCCCTGCGTTCGTTGCTGAACAACCAGCCAGCCGTAGCGATCCCGATCTTCCAGCGTCCGGGCTCCAATGCCATCGACATTTCCAACGAAGTGCGCGGCAAGATGGAAGAGCTGAAGAAAGGCTTCCCGCAGGGCATGGACTACAGCATCGTTTATGACCCGACGATCTTCGTCCGCGGTTCGATCGAGGCAGTGGTTCACACTCTGTTCGAAGCACTGATCCTCGTAGTACTGGTGGTGATTCTGTTCCTGCAGACCTGGCGCGCTTCGATCATTCCGTTGGTCGCGGTGCCGGTATCGTTGATCGGTACGTTTGCGGTCATGCACCTGTTCGGATTTTCGCTCAACGCCCTATCGCTGTTTGGCCTGGTACTGGCCATCGGTATCGTGGTCGACGACGCCATCGTGGTGGTGGAGAACGTCGAACGGAACATCGAACTCGGACTGACGCCGGTCGAAGCCACCAAACGTGCCATGCGCGAAGTGACCGGGCCGATCATCGCAACGGCACTGGTGTTATGTGCGGTGTTTGTTCCGGCGGCGTTCATTTCCGGCCTCACCGGGCAGTTCTACAAACAGTTCGCACTGACCATCGCCATCTCGACCGTGATCTCGGCGTTCAACTCGCTGACCCTGTCGCCCGCGCTGGCCGCTGTGTTGCTGAAAAGCCACGACGCGCCGAAAGACCGCTTCTCGAAGGTGCTCGACAAGATCTTCGGGGGCTGGCTGTTCCGTCCGTTCAACCGCTTCTTCGACCGCGCCAGCCATGGCTACGTCGGCACCGTGCGCCGGGTCATCCGCGGCAGCGGCATCGCTCTGCTGCTGTACGCAGGCCTGATGGTGCTGACCTTCTTCGGTTTCTCCAGCACGCCGACCGGTTTCGTACCGGGCCAGGACAAGCAATACCTGGTGGCCTTCGCGCAATTGCCGGACGCCGCGAGCCTGGATCGCACCGAAGACGTGATCAAGCGCATGTCCGACCTCGCGCTGAAACAGCCAGGCGTGGAAAGCGCCGTAGCGTTCCCGGGCCTGTCGATCAACGGCTTCACCAACAGCCCGAACGCCGGCATCGTCTTCGTGACCCTGAAACCGTTCGACGAGCGTAAAGACCCGAGCATGTCCGCCGGCGCGATTGCCGGTGCCTTGAACGGCCAGTACGCGAACATTCAGGAAGCGTACATGGCGATCTTCCCGCCACCGCCGGTACAGGGCCTGGGCACCATTGGTGGTTTCCGCCTGCAAATCGAAGACCGGGGCAACCTGGGCTACGACGAGCTGTACAAAGAAACCATGAACATCATCAACAAGAGCCACAACGTGCCGGAACTGGCCGGTCTGTTCACCAGCTACACGGTGAACGTGCCGCAGGTCGATGCCGCCATCGACCGGGAAAAAGCCAAGACCCACGGCGTGGCCGTCAGCGACATCTTCGACACCCTGCAGATCTACCTGGGTTCGCTGTATGCCAACGACTTCAACCGCTTCGGGCGTACCTATCAGGTCAACGTTCAGGCCGAACAACAGTTCCGTCTTGAATCCGATCAGATCGGTCAACTGAAAGTACGCAACAACAAAGGCGAAATGATCCCGCTGGCGACCTTCATCAAGGTCAGCGACACCTCCGGCCCGGATCGGGTAATGCACTACAACGGCTTCATCACCGCGGAAATCAACGGTGCCGCAGCCCCCGGCTACAGCTCGGGCCAGGCGGAAAAAGCCATCGAGAAACTGCTCAAGGAAGAACTTCCGAACGGCATGACCTACGAATGGACCGACCTGACCTACCAGCAGATTCTGTCCGGCAACACCGCGCTGTTCGTGTTCCCGCTCTGCGTACTGCTGGCGTTCCTGGTACTCGCCGCGCAATACGAAAGCTGGAGCCTGCCACTGGCAGTGATCCTGATCGTACCGATGACCCTGCTGTCGGCCATCACCGGTGTGATCATTTCCGGCGGTGACAACAACATCTTCACCCAGATCGGATTGATCGTACTGGTGGGACTTGCCTGCAAGAACGCGATTCTGATCGTCGAGTTCGCCAAGGACAAACAGGAAGAAGGCCTCGACCCGCTCGCCGCGGTACTGGAAGCCTGCCGCCTGCGTCTGCGGCCGATCCTGATGACCTCCTTCGCATTCATCATGGGGGTGGTGCCACTGGTGTTCTCCAGCGGTGCCGGTGCCGAGATGCGTCACGCCATGGGTGTGGCGGTGTTCTCCGGGATGCTTGGGGTGACCTTCTTCGGTCTGCTGCTGACGCCGGTGTTCTACGTGCTGATCCGTAACTTCGTTGAACGCAGTGAGCAGCGCAAAGCGGCCAAGGCACACACTCTTCAAAAGCCACTGGAGGCGCACCAATGA
- the mexE gene encoding multidrug efflux RND transporter periplasmic adaptor subunit MexE → MEQSLKHLRFPLAMLAVLVMSACGKTPETAGAPPAAKVSVAKVLEQPVNEWDEFTGRLEAPETVEIRPRVSGQIDQVAFTEGALVKKGDLLFQIDPRPFQAEVRRLEALVAQARATATRSENEAARGERLRTSNAISAELADSRTSAAQEARAAVGALQAQLDLAKLNLSFTRVTAPIGGRVSRAEITAGNLVTADTTALTSVVSTDKVYAYFDADERVFLKYTQLARNGQRGATTPVYMGLSNEDGNPHLGQMNFVDNQVNPKTGTIRGRAVFDNADGTYTPGLYARLKLVGSGTYNAMLINDEAVGTDLGKKFVLVMDGDNKTAYRAVELGPKIEGLRIVRNGLNKDDTIIVKGLQRVRPGSPVTPEVIPMASEQTLAALAQQRQALEASNLPKVAPAKGASGSAAKLAATTPRG, encoded by the coding sequence ATGGAACAATCACTCAAACATTTGCGCTTCCCGTTGGCCATGCTGGCCGTACTGGTGATGAGCGCCTGCGGCAAAACTCCGGAGACTGCCGGCGCCCCGCCCGCTGCCAAAGTCAGCGTAGCCAAGGTGCTGGAACAACCGGTCAACGAGTGGGATGAATTTACCGGGCGTCTCGAAGCGCCGGAAACCGTAGAGATCCGGCCACGGGTTTCGGGCCAGATCGATCAGGTCGCCTTCACCGAAGGCGCACTGGTCAAGAAAGGTGACCTGCTGTTCCAGATCGACCCGCGTCCGTTCCAGGCCGAGGTACGCCGCCTCGAAGCCTTGGTCGCCCAAGCCCGCGCCACCGCCACTCGCAGCGAAAACGAAGCAGCTCGCGGTGAACGCCTGCGCACCAGCAACGCCATTTCCGCTGAACTGGCCGACTCGCGCACCAGCGCCGCCCAAGAGGCCCGCGCCGCCGTCGGTGCTCTGCAGGCACAACTGGACCTGGCCAAACTGAACCTGAGCTTCACCCGCGTTACCGCACCGATCGGTGGCCGCGTCAGCCGCGCCGAAATCACTGCCGGCAACCTGGTGACCGCCGACACCACTGCGCTGACCAGCGTCGTCTCCACCGACAAGGTCTACGCCTACTTCGACGCCGACGAACGCGTGTTCCTCAAATACACCCAACTGGCCCGCAACGGCCAGCGCGGCGCAACCACGCCGGTGTACATGGGCCTGTCCAACGAGGACGGCAACCCGCACCTGGGCCAGATGAACTTCGTCGACAATCAGGTCAATCCGAAAACCGGCACCATCCGTGGTCGCGCCGTGTTCGACAACGCTGACGGCACCTACACCCCGGGCCTCTATGCACGACTGAAACTGGTCGGCAGCGGCACCTATAACGCCATGTTGATCAACGACGAAGCCGTTGGCACTGACCTGGGCAAGAAGTTCGTGCTGGTGATGGATGGCGACAACAAGACCGCCTACCGCGCCGTCGAGCTCGGTCCGAAGATCGAAGGCCTGCGCATCGTTCGCAACGGTCTGAACAAGGACGACACCATCATCGTCAAGGGGCTGCAGCGGGTTCGTCCCGGCTCTCCGGTTACCCCTGAAGTGATTCCGATGGCCAGCGAGCAGACCCTCGCCGCCCTTGCTCAACAACGTCAAGCGCTGGAAGCCAGCAACCTGCCCAAAGTTGCCCCTGCCAAGGGCGCATCGGGTTCGGCTGCGAAGCTGGCTGCTACGACCCCACGCGGTTAA
- a CDS encoding DUF805 domain-containing protein gives MSMVYCRGCAKEISTLALACPQCGAPQAAPQAYPSGPAITTGNPYLEALKNYAVFNGRATRREYWLFFLINMGVAFVVGFIDGFANTGGVLQGLYNLALLIPSIAVGVRRMHDTDRSGWWLLLPIVNIVFLAQDSQPGPNRFGANRKGIN, from the coding sequence ATGAGCATGGTTTACTGCCGCGGTTGCGCCAAGGAAATCAGTACGCTGGCGCTGGCGTGCCCCCAGTGCGGCGCGCCTCAGGCGGCTCCGCAGGCCTACCCAAGTGGCCCTGCCATCACGACAGGCAACCCTTACCTTGAGGCGCTGAAGAATTACGCCGTGTTCAACGGTCGCGCCACGCGCCGTGAATACTGGTTGTTCTTCCTGATCAACATGGGCGTCGCCTTCGTGGTGGGCTTCATTGACGGCTTTGCCAACACTGGTGGCGTGCTGCAAGGCCTTTATAATCTGGCGCTGCTGATCCCGAGCATTGCTGTCGGCGTGCGCCGTATGCACGACACGGATCGCAGTGGCTGGTGGTTGCTGCTGCCGATCGTCAACATCGTTTTCCTGGCGCAGGACAGCCAGCCTGGGCCGAACCGTTTCGGTGCCAACCGCAAAGGCATCAACTGA
- the gcvA gene encoding transcriptional regulator GcvA, translating to MRDLPPTATLRAFEVATRHPTFTAAAQELHVTQSAVSHQLRHLEDLWGLQLFERGKALRLTAAGATLAPIVREFFISLEATLDDLREQKGRVRLRVSTTYSFALKWLLPRLPSLSRQHPELLVSLDTTDKIIHFANGEADVAIRLGKGNYPGLYTEFLFGEQVFPVASPELLQRVGMPGSPAELLQMPLLTRDGAELVPKWEVWFQSIGLGFSPLRESVRFGDTNMTVEAALLGQGVALVRSGHVENEIGDGRLVRLFDVPFPSPLAYYFVCPKGIEAQPHILRFRQWLLGEALKVQSAQL from the coding sequence ATGCGAGACCTGCCCCCGACCGCGACGCTGCGCGCTTTTGAAGTCGCCACCCGACACCCGACGTTCACCGCGGCCGCGCAGGAACTGCACGTGACCCAGAGCGCAGTCAGTCATCAGCTGCGACATCTGGAGGATTTGTGGGGGCTGCAGTTGTTCGAACGCGGCAAGGCGTTACGCCTCACGGCAGCGGGCGCTACGCTGGCGCCGATCGTGCGCGAGTTTTTCATCAGTCTGGAGGCGACGCTGGACGATTTGCGCGAACAAAAGGGCAGGGTGCGGCTGCGCGTCAGCACCACCTACTCCTTTGCCTTGAAGTGGTTGCTGCCACGCTTGCCGAGCCTGTCACGCCAGCATCCGGAATTGCTGGTGTCACTGGACACCACGGACAAGATCATCCACTTCGCCAACGGTGAAGCCGACGTCGCGATCCGCTTGGGCAAAGGCAATTATCCCGGTCTGTACACGGAGTTCCTGTTTGGCGAGCAGGTGTTTCCCGTGGCGAGCCCCGAGCTGCTGCAGCGCGTCGGCATGCCGGGCAGTCCCGCAGAGTTGCTGCAAATGCCCTTGCTGACCCGCGACGGCGCCGAGCTGGTGCCGAAATGGGAGGTGTGGTTTCAATCCATCGGTCTCGGGTTTTCGCCGCTGCGCGAGAGCGTCAGGTTCGGCGACACCAACATGACTGTGGAAGCCGCGTTGCTCGGCCAGGGCGTGGCGCTGGTGCGCAGCGGCCATGTCGAGAATGAAATCGGCGACGGTCGCCTGGTGAGGCTGTTCGACGTGCCGTTCCCATCGCCGCTTGCCTACTATTTCGTCTGCCCCAAAGGCATCGAAGCCCAGCCGCACATCCTCAGATTTCGCCAATGGTTGCTTGGGGAAGCGTTGAAGGTGCAGAGCGCACAACTGTGA
- a CDS encoding DMT family transporter — translation MPIHLVLLVLFAALLHASWNALLRGGADRLWSMTMMCVAIAIVCAVAAVFMAPPAPESWGYALLSALLHVGYNLFLVRSYRVGDLGQIYPISRGSSPALITLGAALFAGETITPAELLGIGLVSGGIISLAFRGRSLSVPSLPYALGTGCFIAAYSVVDGIGARLSGAPLAYTVWMSALWGVLMPVVYIALRDARSLFSVRPGMLTAVVGGLVSLLAYAIVIYAMNEAPLGAVSALRETSVLFAALLGYLFLGEKLTVRRMLACVVIACGAIIIG, via the coding sequence ATGCCTATCCATCTCGTACTCCTCGTCCTGTTCGCCGCGCTCCTGCACGCCAGCTGGAACGCGCTGCTGCGCGGCGGCGCCGATCGGCTCTGGTCGATGACAATGATGTGCGTCGCCATCGCCATCGTCTGCGCCGTCGCCGCCGTTTTCATGGCCCCGCCTGCACCTGAGAGCTGGGGTTATGCGCTGCTCTCGGCACTGCTGCATGTCGGCTACAACCTGTTTCTGGTGCGCAGTTATCGGGTTGGCGATCTAGGGCAGATCTACCCGATTTCCCGCGGTTCATCGCCGGCGCTGATTACCCTCGGCGCCGCGCTGTTTGCCGGCGAAACCATCACTCCCGCTGAGCTGCTCGGCATTGGCCTGGTGTCCGGCGGGATTATTTCGTTGGCGTTCCGGGGACGCAGCCTGTCGGTGCCGAGCTTGCCTTATGCACTGGGCACCGGGTGCTTCATTGCCGCCTACAGCGTCGTCGATGGCATTGGCGCCAGGCTTTCCGGAGCGCCACTCGCGTACACGGTGTGGATGAGTGCCCTGTGGGGCGTGTTGATGCCGGTGGTCTATATCGCCCTGCGCGACGCCCGTAGCCTGTTTTCCGTGCGGCCCGGAATGCTCACCGCGGTGGTCGGCGGACTGGTCTCGCTGCTGGCTTACGCAATCGTCATCTACGCCATGAACGAAGCGCCACTGGGCGCGGTATCGGCGCTGCGCGAAACCAGCGTGCTGTTCGCTGCGTTGCTCGGCTATTTGTTCCTCGGCGAAAAGCTCACCGTCCGCCGAATGCTGGCGTGCGTGGTCATCGCCTGCGGCGCCATCATCATCGGCTGA
- a CDS encoding glucose 1-dehydrogenase, whose product MDKASQVPLILITGGSRGVGAATARLAAAQGYDVAISYVANESAALAVVADVEALGRKALAVRADSADPQQVADLFSAIDRSFGRIDVLVNNAGVLAKQSRMEDLSLERMQRIFAVNALGPILCAQQAVKRMSQRHGGAGGVVINISSASARLGSPNEYVDYAASKGALETFTIGFAKEVAREGIRVNCIRPGHIYTDMHASGGEPGRVDRVKDSIPMGRGGQPEEVARAILWLASAEASFVTGTFLDVTGGK is encoded by the coding sequence ATGGATAAGGCTTCGCAAGTACCGCTGATTCTGATCACCGGCGGCAGTCGCGGAGTGGGCGCCGCCACCGCCAGACTCGCCGCAGCACAAGGCTACGACGTTGCCATCAGCTACGTCGCCAACGAGTCCGCCGCGCTGGCGGTGGTGGCCGATGTTGAAGCATTGGGGCGCAAGGCGCTGGCCGTGCGTGCTGACAGTGCTGACCCGCAGCAGGTCGCTGACCTGTTCTCGGCCATCGATCGTTCATTCGGGCGCATCGACGTTCTGGTGAATAACGCTGGTGTGCTGGCGAAACAGTCACGTATGGAAGACCTGAGCCTCGAACGCATGCAGCGCATTTTCGCGGTTAATGCTCTGGGACCGATCCTGTGCGCGCAGCAGGCGGTGAAGCGCATGTCTCAGCGCCACGGCGGAGCGGGCGGCGTGGTGATCAACATTTCGTCTGCCTCGGCCCGGCTGGGCAGTCCGAATGAATACGTCGACTACGCAGCATCCAAAGGCGCGCTGGAAACCTTCACCATCGGCTTTGCCAAGGAAGTCGCGCGGGAAGGAATTCGGGTCAACTGCATTCGCCCGGGGCACATCTATACCGACATGCACGCCAGCGGCGGCGAACCGGGTCGGGTTGATCGCGTGAAGGATTCGATCCCGATGGGTCGGGGCGGACAGCCGGAAGAGGTAGCGCGGGCCATCTTGTGGCTGGCCAGCGCGGAGGCCTCGTTTGTCACCGGGACATTTCTGGATGTGACGGGTGGCAAGTAG